In the Variovorax sp. S12S4 genome, one interval contains:
- the cysN gene encoding sulfate adenylyltransferase subunit CysN has translation MRQPKKATSRPQKPDDTVGKAATVQEWMARQAQKDLLRFITCGSVDDGKSTLIGRLLWESQQVFDDQLTALRADSKRHGTQGQDIDFALLVDGLAAEREQGITIDVAYRFFATPRRKFIVADTPGHEQHTRNMVTGASTADVAVLLIDARQGVLTQTRRHAYLVSLLGIKQVVLAVNKMDLVGYDQAVFEAVVAAFDTLAKPLGFESVTPIPLSALKGDNITGRTEHTPWYQGPTLIGCLETLSVDSPSNSKAVFPVQWVNRPNASFRGFSGTLASGRLVVGDTLRITSSGQTATLARIVTADGDLNTAQAGDAVTLVPDREVDASRGDVIALAAQPLGTTDQFEATLVWIHEEPGHMGRSYELKLANQWASASITSLKYRVNVNSQAHESCKQLALNDIAVANLALSKPLVFEPYAQSTTLGGFILVDKFTQATVAAGLIRHNLRRAQNVHRQALSITREDRERLNGHKGKVVWFTGLSGSGKSTIANALEKELHAQGRRTYILDGDNVRQGLNKDLGFTDADRVENIRRVAEVAKLMLDAGLIVITAFISPFRAEREMARQLIGTNNFIEVFVDTPLEECERRDPKGLYKKARSGQLPNMTGISSPYERPEHPALVITPEQSNAEQLLNIMLDH, from the coding sequence ATGCGCCAACCTAAAAAAGCCACCAGCCGCCCGCAAAAGCCCGATGACACCGTTGGCAAAGCCGCAACCGTTCAGGAGTGGATGGCCCGGCAAGCCCAGAAGGATTTACTGCGCTTCATCACCTGTGGCAGCGTGGACGACGGCAAGAGCACGCTCATTGGCCGCCTGCTGTGGGAATCACAGCAGGTGTTTGACGACCAACTCACTGCATTGCGGGCCGACTCCAAGCGGCACGGCACTCAGGGGCAGGACATCGACTTCGCTCTGCTGGTCGACGGCCTCGCTGCCGAGCGGGAGCAAGGCATCACCATCGACGTGGCGTACCGTTTCTTTGCCACGCCTCGACGCAAGTTCATCGTGGCCGACACACCGGGGCACGAGCAGCACACCCGCAACATGGTCACCGGTGCTTCCACGGCCGATGTGGCGGTGCTATTGATCGATGCCCGCCAGGGTGTGCTGACGCAAACCCGGCGGCACGCCTATCTGGTGTCGCTGTTGGGAATCAAGCAGGTGGTGCTGGCCGTCAACAAGATGGACTTGGTGGGCTATGACCAAGCGGTGTTCGAGGCCGTCGTGGCCGCTTTCGACACTCTGGCCAAACCGCTCGGGTTCGAGAGCGTCACGCCCATTCCACTGTCGGCGCTGAAGGGCGACAACATCACCGGCCGCACCGAGCACACGCCGTGGTACCAGGGCCCGACCCTGATCGGGTGCCTGGAGACCCTCAGCGTCGACAGTCCAAGCAACAGCAAAGCGGTGTTCCCCGTGCAGTGGGTCAACCGCCCGAACGCGAGCTTTCGCGGGTTCAGCGGCACTCTCGCCTCGGGTCGACTGGTCGTCGGCGATACGCTGCGGATCACCTCATCCGGCCAGACCGCCACCCTGGCGCGAATCGTCACCGCCGATGGGGACCTGAATACGGCCCAGGCCGGGGACGCCGTGACGCTGGTGCCGGACCGGGAAGTGGATGCCTCGCGCGGCGATGTCATTGCACTCGCCGCTCAACCCCTGGGGACGACCGACCAGTTTGAAGCCACGTTGGTGTGGATACACGAGGAACCCGGACACATGGGCCGGTCTTACGAGTTAAAACTGGCCAATCAGTGGGCCAGTGCCAGCATCACCAGCCTGAAATATCGAGTAAATGTGAACTCTCAGGCGCACGAGTCGTGCAAGCAATTGGCCCTGAATGACATCGCAGTGGCCAACCTGGCGCTGAGCAAGCCGCTGGTGTTCGAACCTTACGCCCAGTCCACCACGCTAGGCGGCTTCATCCTGGTAGACAAATTCACCCAGGCCACGGTGGCCGCCGGCCTGATCCGTCACAACCTGCGCCGAGCTCAGAATGTGCACAGACAGGCGCTCAGCATCACCCGCGAAGATCGAGAACGACTGAACGGCCACAAGGGCAAGGTCGTCTGGTTCACGGGGCTGTCGGGCTCCGGAAAATCAACCATCGCCAACGCACTGGAAAAAGAACTCCATGCCCAGGGCAGGCGCACCTACATCCTCGATGGCGACAACGTCCGGCAAGGCCTGAATAAAGACTTGGGGTTCACCGATGCCGACCGTGTGGAGAACATCCGCCGTGTGGCCGAAGTCGCCAAGCTGATGCTGGATGCAGGCCTTATCGTGATCACGGCGTTTATCAGCCCGTTCCGGGCTGAGCGCGAGATGGCCCGGCAACTAATCGGCACGAACAACTTCATCGAGGTGTTTGTGGATACGCCCCTCGAAGAGTGCGAGAGACGCGACCCCAAGGGCCTTTACAAGAAAGCACGCAGCGGGCAACTACCCAACATGACGGGCATCAGCAGCCCGTATGAGCGGCCAGAACATCCGGCACTTGTGATCACCCCAGAGCAATCGAATGCTGAACAATTATTGAACATCATGTTGGATCACTGA
- a CDS encoding class I SAM-dependent methyltransferase, whose amino-acid sequence MDSKLSPPAGHLTHFGASQNSSLKSVSTGELFSELISRTSSDVKATTEEEAYLAHQLCGNLRRFSDVHLNRHSITNLKNVCSAFLRPNINHRLPIKDSTWVELGCGSVNPWSFSFLLLALGAKRAIPIDLDPVGDPGQACRTLAEMVKTLLVDPALIIGADLTGVSQQDILNNLHGFGLKELSDGSMSGIVESRLDYRIESVYALTVPRESADVVVSNAFFEHVPDVNRAVESIARITKPGGYGVHIIDTIDHWFYGDPDSGPLDFLKVDPAEPLVNGCNRVRPKEFPAIFEKHGFEVLHASYGNVVPLTEDERRTFAPRWSSMPLEDLASTLINIVVRLK is encoded by the coding sequence ATGGACTCGAAATTATCTCCGCCAGCGGGACACCTTACTCATTTTGGCGCAAGCCAAAATTCATCGTTGAAATCGGTTTCTACTGGTGAGTTGTTTTCGGAGCTGATAAGCAGAACATCTTCCGATGTGAAGGCCACAACCGAAGAGGAAGCTTATCTCGCTCATCAGCTTTGCGGCAATCTCCGCAGGTTTTCAGACGTTCATCTGAACCGGCATTCCATCACTAACCTCAAGAATGTCTGCTCTGCATTCCTTCGCCCGAACATCAATCACAGACTTCCGATAAAAGATTCAACATGGGTTGAACTAGGATGCGGTTCGGTTAACCCTTGGTCGTTTTCGTTTCTTTTATTGGCGCTGGGGGCAAAGCGGGCAATCCCGATTGACCTTGACCCAGTCGGCGATCCGGGGCAGGCATGCCGTACCTTGGCTGAGATGGTGAAGACTCTTTTGGTGGATCCAGCTCTAATAATTGGAGCTGATTTGACAGGAGTATCGCAACAGGATATTTTGAATAACCTCCATGGGTTTGGGTTGAAAGAATTGAGCGATGGTTCAATGTCCGGGATAGTGGAATCACGCCTCGACTATCGTATAGAGTCCGTATATGCATTGACGGTGCCGCGCGAATCGGCCGACGTAGTAGTATCAAACGCTTTTTTTGAGCACGTTCCCGACGTGAATAGGGCAGTTGAATCTATTGCCAGAATCACCAAGCCAGGTGGATACGGGGTGCACATCATCGATACTATCGACCACTGGTTTTATGGGGATCCAGATTCAGGCCCGCTCGATTTCTTGAAGGTTGATCCGGCAGAGCCGCTTGTTAATGGATGCAATCGAGTGCGTCCGAAGGAGTTTCCCGCGATTTTTGAAAAACACGGATTTGAAGTCCTCCATGCCTCCTATGGCAATGTGGTGCCGCTTACCGAGGACGAGCGAAGGACATTCGCTCCACGTTGGTCATCGATGCCGCTGGAGGACTTGGCCTCTACGCTAATCAATATCGTAGTTCGATTGAAATGA
- a CDS encoding FAD/NAD(P)-binding protein has product MGQPVQVVILGGGFSGAVTAIHLARGSRPHALRITLVNPTPDVGRGLAYRFDDDNLLLNVPAGNMSALADEPGHFVAYCQRIDPSLSSGSFVSRRLYGQYLEDLWTETEAAHPGMLRKQVDKAVNLKRAANGSGWDITLASGQQLSADQVVLAVGHQAPRLPIPLEPEARACVIEPWDFAAMHRLPSDQAVVIVGTGHTAVDALFCLAQSRPGRPIYLLSRHGLLPHRHRLSTMPPSHHRRSRSTCATCHPRFVPAPGPCART; this is encoded by the coding sequence ATGGGCCAACCTGTGCAAGTTGTCATCCTCGGTGGTGGCTTCAGTGGCGCGGTGACCGCCATTCATCTGGCGCGGGGCAGCAGACCCCACGCGCTTCGGATTACTCTGGTCAACCCCACCCCGGACGTGGGTCGGGGCTTGGCTTATCGGTTCGACGACGACAACCTGCTGCTCAACGTTCCCGCCGGGAACATGAGCGCGTTGGCCGACGAGCCCGGCCACTTCGTGGCCTACTGCCAGCGCATCGACCCATCCCTCTCCTCGGGCTCCTTCGTTTCACGCCGTCTGTACGGACAGTACCTGGAAGACCTCTGGACCGAGACGGAAGCAGCACACCCTGGAATGCTTCGAAAGCAGGTCGACAAAGCGGTGAACTTGAAGAGGGCGGCAAACGGGTCAGGATGGGACATCACGCTGGCCAGCGGTCAACAGCTGAGCGCTGACCAGGTAGTGCTCGCCGTCGGCCACCAGGCGCCCAGGCTCCCGATCCCGCTGGAGCCAGAAGCACGGGCGTGCGTGATCGAGCCCTGGGATTTTGCAGCCATGCACCGTTTGCCCAGTGACCAGGCGGTGGTGATCGTGGGCACAGGGCACACGGCAGTGGATGCCTTGTTCTGCCTGGCCCAGTCACGGCCCGGGCGGCCTATCTACCTGCTGTCTCGCCACGGCCTGCTGCCGCACCGACACCGGCTATCGACCATGCCCCCAAGCCACCACAGGCGTTCCCGGAGTACCTGCGCAACGTGCCACCCACGGTTCGTGCCTGCACCCGGGCCTTGCGCCAGAACCTGA
- a CDS encoding NAD-dependent epimerase/dehydratase family protein: MLELQFPVGGGRRCLVLGGRGFIGSHLIAALLGRGFRVRCFERPHVKPIGESFLDNPNFELYEGDFTSETDVAEALSECDFCYHLVSTTLPKSSNSDPIFDVESNVVGTIRLLNHAKNHLQKIVFVSSGGTVYGPPVEVPIPETHPTNPVCSYGITKLMIEKYLGLFYDLYNLDYTVLRLANPFGEGQRTLASQGAVAVFLGKVLRGEPIEIWGDGSVVRDYIHVSDVVDALLLSIAPSNGGHVFNIGSGCGHSLNEVLATIEEVTQCRAARQYSEARVFDVPVNVLNISEAQYSLGWSPQVSFFAGIDRFARWLGENNEFLKS; the protein is encoded by the coding sequence ATGCTAGAACTTCAATTCCCTGTCGGGGGAGGCAGGCGTTGTCTGGTCCTAGGCGGGCGCGGTTTTATCGGGTCGCACTTGATTGCAGCCCTGCTAGGTCGCGGCTTTCGCGTCCGTTGCTTTGAAAGACCTCATGTCAAGCCAATAGGGGAAAGCTTCCTCGACAATCCTAATTTCGAGTTATATGAAGGTGACTTCACCAGTGAAACAGATGTGGCGGAGGCGCTGAGCGAATGCGATTTTTGTTACCACCTAGTATCGACCACGCTACCGAAGTCATCTAATTCCGATCCAATTTTTGATGTGGAGAGCAACGTGGTGGGCACGATTCGTCTGCTGAACCATGCGAAGAACCATCTCCAAAAGATAGTTTTCGTCTCTTCTGGTGGAACCGTTTATGGTCCTCCCGTTGAGGTTCCTATCCCCGAAACTCATCCCACGAATCCTGTATGTTCTTACGGAATTACTAAGTTGATGATCGAGAAGTATTTAGGGCTTTTTTACGATTTATATAATTTGGACTATACAGTTCTGCGTCTCGCCAATCCGTTTGGAGAGGGGCAGCGAACATTGGCGAGCCAAGGAGCGGTTGCTGTTTTCCTCGGCAAGGTGCTTCGCGGCGAACCCATCGAGATATGGGGTGATGGATCTGTAGTTCGCGACTACATCCACGTATCAGACGTGGTTGATGCGCTCTTGCTATCAATTGCTCCTTCGAACGGAGGCCATGTTTTCAACATCGGATCCGGTTGTGGACATAGTTTGAATGAGGTGCTTGCTACCATTGAGGAAGTAACCCAATGCAGAGCTGCCAGGCAGTATTCGGAAGCAAGAGTATTCGACGTCCCCGTAAATGTCTTGAATATCAGCGAAGCTCAGTATTCGCTTGGGTGGTCTCCCCAAGTAAGCTTTTTTGCGGGCATCGACCGCTTTGCAAGGTGGTTGGGGGAGAACAATGAGTTTCTTAAATCGTAG
- a CDS encoding glycosyltransferase, with protein sequence MNIDDWSDQDKRNVGNYLQWNSYRSERHKLLYVATPKVACTTLKWWFAALEGYAEELRKITDSSETDRDLIVHDSHRVAPHVTGLRLQDLRDALESDSFFQFAIVRNPYKRIFSAWQSKLLLREPLQARPYIGTDFFHHPIATPTDVAKAFEGFLEHLAENEAPSYWDHHWMPQADLLRPDLIEYSCLIKIEESEGLTERLREWMGTYIPSPFQGRRSNESLIPYAPELITPRSAELICALYRRDFDVFGYEKQIPSSKEEFSAEQFDVAIKAVKIIRARHQRLGERNEQIGELSQALAERNGQIAGPNHGLNERDGQISALNLALAERDGQIAGLNQALAERDGKIAGLNHGLAERDGQIAGCNHALAGRDGKIAEFKHALAERHGQIARLNNTLAERDGQIAGLKHALAERDAQISGLNHALAERNAQISGLNHALAERDGEINFQNDRIHGLLQSRSWRFTKPLRLISSQVSAGIRPLRTAFNRISARTPLIRQTKIRRIRLSPLFDPDFYAERNPDVVAAGVDLAKHYSLSGWKERRDPSAKFSTGHYLEIHSDVAAAGINPLLHYIEHGKAEGRQIRGAEINSWAQPEQGDTLPAANGALDDLPQSGLREAVEGAVAPPPASEPSPDQERTNAEIEAIRNSGLFDAAYYLAMYPDIQPPPADPIRHYCERGWFEGRNPSDDFDTRGYLDAYSDIKNARLNPFWHYVMHGRSESRQATPDSNSRYEDDIYFGKLTCDIRLIAYYATPDWSAVQHARNAVKGSGQALLPHEDLRSYAVSEPGTLAKQALMARRHGVSAWCFTSDAAQSPAPGDPLREFLSNHEIDIGFILDIDLRSPLVDERIHILLESALADERYLRIDGRPVLVMTLPDDHHCDEVLNAFDALLHHIPTAYRIARFSGLRGQAFGAAIRFKLDAVLDFPVSPIPGETGGFPPMHKNGVDFVPYSVVVSQGIARMGINDDHAVPCYRAVTLGRDDSPLKPNASLRYTRYHPKEYRRWLDAAIVDARVKHASDKRLLFINAWNDWNRGAVLEPDRFAGYSKLNETSRALLGLPLGLAMPKVSVIVPNYNHATYLQRRLESIYRQTYANIEVLLLDDCSTDQSRDVLSEYADRYPDITTRLFNPKNSGGVFRQWAKGIKAATGDLIWIAESDDYCDQDFLEKLVRCFDDEAVMLAYSKNEFVRADETVMPDEFRRHVRDLDCRDKWEHSYVNTAHQEVSEALGIINTIPNASGAVFRRPVDMPLLEDEKWLSMRVVGDWVFYLHQLRGGKIAYSAETTNYFRRYEGSTAASTYKKETFYRELSVAAQAVQSLYDTPSSVVEKFCSKVKEYYDFHGGNSDEEFRRWCSEKEILEARHSRTPNIAVSTMGFYPGGAEILPIRMANEFKRQGYSVVLLSADHGQREDGIRRLLRKDVPVIETADVEFTRHLIHDFGIEVLNSHQWHVQKYPVQVPDVFGELKAHVASLHGMIEYGDAFGVTMEQLRIANENVTTWIYTADKNLGPFIEYGLYQSNLSRFAKLPNGMEPPVVKPVSRVEIGIPEHAFVLCCVSRAIPDKGWAEAIEAVAQARKITGKDIHLILVGNGPVYDGYIQSGVPSFVYLAGFSENSVGFYAAADMGIMLTKFRSESFPLTIVDCLFADRPYIATAVGEIRNMLTTDRGLAGDVIDLDNWEIPVDLAAQVIATYATDTDALRSAKEVVPEAANRYRIDVVVKQYASIFERNIQAHGSDAATAP encoded by the coding sequence GTGAATATTGATGATTGGTCTGATCAAGACAAGAGGAATGTTGGCAATTACTTGCAGTGGAACAGCTACCGCTCCGAGCGCCATAAACTTCTATATGTTGCAACGCCCAAGGTGGCGTGTACCACGCTCAAATGGTGGTTTGCCGCCTTGGAGGGTTATGCTGAAGAATTACGAAAGATAACCGATAGCAGTGAGACCGATCGCGATCTCATCGTTCATGATTCCCACAGAGTTGCACCACACGTAACGGGTTTAAGGCTGCAAGATCTTCGTGACGCACTTGAGTCAGACTCGTTTTTCCAGTTTGCCATAGTACGCAACCCCTACAAACGAATATTCTCGGCTTGGCAGTCCAAGCTCTTGCTGCGTGAGCCATTGCAGGCAAGGCCGTACATCGGCACCGATTTCTTTCATCACCCGATTGCCACTCCGACAGATGTTGCGAAGGCATTTGAAGGATTTTTAGAGCATCTTGCTGAGAACGAGGCGCCGTCCTATTGGGATCATCATTGGATGCCGCAAGCTGATTTGCTGCGCCCCGACTTGATTGAGTATTCGTGTCTAATAAAGATTGAGGAAAGTGAAGGGCTCACTGAGAGGCTTCGTGAATGGATGGGTACTTATATTCCCAGTCCATTTCAGGGGCGTCGCTCTAACGAGAGTTTGATTCCCTATGCGCCAGAGTTGATCACGCCGCGTAGCGCCGAATTAATTTGCGCACTGTACCGCCGCGACTTTGATGTATTTGGTTATGAAAAGCAGATTCCCTCAAGCAAAGAAGAATTTTCGGCAGAGCAATTCGATGTCGCTATCAAGGCAGTCAAGATCATTCGTGCGCGGCATCAGCGCCTCGGCGAGCGCAATGAGCAAATCGGAGAACTTAGCCAAGCGTTAGCTGAGCGTAATGGACAAATTGCGGGCCCCAACCACGGGCTGAACGAGCGAGACGGACAGATTTCTGCACTCAACCTTGCGCTAGCTGAGCGTGATGGACAGATTGCTGGACTTAACCAAGCGCTAGCTGAGCGTGATGGAAAAATCGCTGGGCTCAACCATGGGCTGGCTGAGCGAGACGGACAGATTGCTGGATGCAACCATGCACTAGCTGGGCGCGATGGAAAAATTGCCGAGTTCAAACATGCGCTTGCAGAGCGTCACGGACAGATTGCTCGTCTCAACAATACGCTCGCTGAGCGTGATGGACAAATTGCCGGGCTCAAGCATGCACTTGCAGAGCGTGACGCACAGATTTCCGGGCTCAACCATGCACTTGCAGAGCGTAATGCACAGATTTCCGGGCTCAACCACGCGCTAGCTGAGCGTGATGGAGAGATCAATTTTCAAAATGACAGGATTCACGGGCTATTGCAGTCTCGCTCGTGGAGGTTTACCAAGCCATTGAGACTCATTTCGAGCCAGGTAAGTGCTGGCATCAGGCCGCTGCGCACGGCCTTCAACCGCATTTCTGCGCGGACTCCGCTGATACGACAAACCAAGATACGCCGCATCCGCCTTAGCCCGCTGTTCGACCCAGACTTCTATGCTGAGAGAAATCCCGACGTTGTCGCTGCGGGGGTCGACCTCGCAAAACACTACAGTCTTTCAGGATGGAAAGAACGCAGAGACCCCTCGGCAAAATTTAGCACTGGCCACTATTTAGAAATCCATTCCGATGTCGCCGCAGCTGGCATCAATCCATTGCTGCATTACATCGAACATGGGAAAGCGGAGGGACGTCAGATCCGGGGCGCGGAAATTAATTCTTGGGCGCAGCCTGAGCAGGGTGACACTCTTCCCGCTGCGAATGGTGCCCTAGATGATCTGCCTCAAAGTGGCTTACGCGAAGCCGTTGAGGGAGCGGTGGCGCCGCCGCCTGCCAGTGAGCCAAGTCCCGATCAAGAACGCACCAACGCAGAGATTGAAGCGATTCGAAATTCCGGGCTCTTTGATGCTGCCTATTACCTTGCGATGTACCCGGATATCCAGCCGCCACCAGCGGATCCGATTCGCCATTATTGCGAGCGCGGCTGGTTTGAAGGACGCAACCCCTCGGACGATTTTGATACGCGTGGCTACCTAGACGCCTATAGCGACATCAAGAATGCACGCCTGAATCCATTTTGGCACTATGTGATGCATGGTCGATCTGAATCAAGACAGGCCACCCCCGACTCCAATAGTCGTTATGAAGATGACATTTATTTCGGCAAACTGACCTGCGACATCCGGCTGATCGCGTACTACGCCACTCCAGACTGGAGCGCTGTACAGCACGCCCGAAATGCTGTCAAAGGATCCGGGCAAGCGCTCCTACCCCACGAAGACCTGCGCTCGTATGCGGTGTCCGAGCCCGGCACGCTTGCCAAACAAGCATTGATGGCTCGGCGCCATGGTGTATCTGCGTGGTGTTTCACCTCGGATGCGGCACAAAGCCCAGCGCCCGGAGATCCGCTGCGCGAGTTTCTGTCGAATCATGAAATCGATATCGGATTCATTCTGGATATCGATCTGCGCTCACCGCTGGTTGATGAGCGGATTCACATTCTCTTGGAGAGTGCGCTAGCCGATGAGCGTTACCTGCGAATAGATGGGCGCCCAGTCTTGGTGATGACTCTACCTGACGACCATCATTGCGATGAGGTGCTGAATGCGTTCGATGCCCTTCTCCACCATATACCCACCGCATACCGAATAGCCAGATTCAGTGGGCTGCGGGGGCAAGCGTTCGGTGCTGCTATCCGGTTCAAGCTTGATGCAGTCCTAGATTTTCCGGTTTCTCCAATCCCAGGGGAGACCGGAGGTTTCCCGCCAATGCATAAGAACGGCGTCGATTTCGTTCCATATAGCGTCGTCGTATCCCAAGGCATCGCGCGTATGGGGATAAACGATGACCACGCAGTTCCGTGCTATCGGGCGGTAACACTCGGCCGCGACGACTCTCCGCTTAAACCTAACGCGTCTCTGCGGTATACCCGATACCACCCGAAGGAGTACCGCCGCTGGCTTGACGCCGCTATTGTCGATGCGAGGGTCAAGCATGCAAGCGATAAGCGATTGCTGTTTATCAACGCTTGGAACGATTGGAATCGAGGCGCTGTACTCGAGCCGGATAGGTTTGCCGGCTACAGCAAACTGAATGAGACCAGCAGGGCGCTGCTCGGCCTGCCTTTGGGCTTGGCCATGCCCAAGGTGTCCGTGATTGTCCCGAATTACAACCACGCGACGTATCTACAGCGACGCCTCGAGAGCATCTATCGTCAGACCTACGCAAATATCGAGGTGCTGCTGCTGGATGACTGCTCAACCGATCAAAGCCGTGACGTGCTCTCAGAATACGCGGACCGCTATCCGGACATCACGACACGATTGTTCAATCCAAAAAACTCCGGAGGCGTATTCCGTCAATGGGCGAAAGGCATTAAAGCCGCGACCGGGGATCTGATCTGGATTGCCGAAAGCGATGACTATTGCGACCAAGATTTTCTCGAAAAACTGGTCCGCTGCTTCGATGACGAAGCTGTGATGCTTGCATACTCGAAGAACGAATTCGTCCGCGCCGACGAGACAGTCATGCCTGATGAATTCAGGCGCCACGTCCGGGATCTGGATTGCCGAGACAAGTGGGAGCACTCGTATGTGAATACGGCGCACCAAGAGGTTTCCGAAGCGCTTGGAATCATCAATACCATTCCGAATGCAAGTGGTGCCGTTTTTCGACGCCCGGTAGATATGCCTCTGCTGGAAGACGAGAAATGGCTTTCGATGCGAGTCGTCGGCGACTGGGTCTTCTATTTGCACCAGCTACGCGGCGGGAAGATCGCCTACTCAGCCGAAACAACCAACTACTTTCGAAGATACGAAGGTAGCACGGCGGCAAGTACATACAAGAAAGAGACTTTTTATCGAGAGCTAAGTGTTGCTGCGCAGGCCGTGCAGTCTTTGTATGACACACCCAGCTCTGTAGTGGAGAAGTTCTGCAGCAAAGTTAAAGAATATTACGACTTTCATGGTGGTAATAGTGACGAGGAGTTTAGACGCTGGTGCAGCGAGAAAGAAATTTTGGAGGCGCGTCATTCTCGAACTCCAAATATTGCGGTCTCCACGATGGGGTTTTATCCAGGTGGGGCTGAAATACTTCCCATACGGATGGCTAATGAATTTAAACGACAGGGCTATTCAGTCGTTCTGCTAAGCGCTGACCATGGTCAGCGCGAGGATGGAATACGCAGGCTGCTGCGAAAGGATGTCCCCGTAATCGAAACAGCGGATGTCGAATTCACTAGACATCTAATCCATGATTTCGGAATCGAGGTCCTCAACTCTCATCAGTGGCATGTCCAGAAATACCCAGTACAGGTTCCTGATGTATTCGGGGAGCTCAAGGCCCATGTCGCTTCGCTGCACGGAATGATCGAATATGGCGACGCATTCGGCGTGACTATGGAGCAACTCCGAATCGCAAATGAGAACGTAACTACTTGGATATATACGGCCGATAAAAATTTGGGCCCATTCATCGAATATGGGCTTTATCAGAGCAATTTATCCCGGTTCGCTAAGCTCCCGAATGGCATGGAGCCCCCAGTGGTCAAACCGGTAAGTCGAGTGGAAATAGGAATCCCTGAGCATGCTTTTGTATTGTGCTGCGTAAGCAGAGCCATCCCTGACAAGGGATGGGCCGAGGCGATCGAAGCAGTCGCGCAGGCACGGAAAATCACCGGAAAGGACATTCATCTGATCCTCGTCGGCAACGGGCCGGTTTACGATGGTTACATTCAGTCGGGGGTTCCATCGTTTGTTTACCTCGCCGGCTTCAGTGAGAACTCAGTGGGCTTTTACGCGGCGGCTGACATGGGGATCATGTTGACGAAGTTCAGATCTGAAAGTTTTCCTTTGACGATCGTCGACTGCCTGTTCGCAGACAGGCCATACATCGCCACGGCAGTCGGTGAGATCAGAAACATGCTTACCACCGACCGCGGCCTCGCCGGGGACGTGATCGACTTGGACAACTGGGAGATTCCTGTTGACCTCGCGGCTCAGGTCATCGCAACCTACGCGACTGACACCGATGCCCTCAGATCGGCCAAAGAGGTTGTGCCTGAAGCTGCGAACAGATACAGGATTGATGTAGTCGTCAAACAATACGCATCGATATTTGAGCGCAATATTCAGGCTCACGGTAGCGATGCAGCGACGGCTCCTTGA